The bacterium nucleotide sequence TCGCGGTCTTTAAAAGATTCTGGGATTCGTCGTCGATCGGGCAGTATTTCCGGATCGCTTTTGCTTCCATATGGGCGTTGCAGTAGATCTTCCTGCCTTTTTCTTTTTCCGAAAACCTCTCGAGCTGAGTTTCCCGCGCCTTGTTCACGCGGGCGCGGATCGTTTCGGACGGCTCGCCCGGCGTGGCGGTCTTCAATTCGTCGTATTTCAAACCCGGAACTTCGATGTGAATATCAATGCGGTCAAGCAGGGGACCTGAGATCCTGGCGCGGTAGTGCTGGATCTGGTAAGGCGTGCACCGGCATTCATGATAGGGATCGGTAAAATATCCGCAGGGGCAGGGGTTCATGGCTGCAGCCAGCATAAATCGTGCAGGATATGTCAGGGTTATTTTTGCCCTGCCAATGGTGACTGAACCATCCTCAAGAGGCTGCCGTAAAACTTCAAGAACATTTTTATGGAATTCAGGCAATTCATCCAGGAACAAGACGCCATTGTGCGCCAATGATACTTCCCCTGGTTTTGGAACATGCCCGCCGCCGATTATGCCCGCGTCTGAAATTGTATGATGAGGCGAGCGGAATGGACGTGTGCCAACCAGCGGGTCGCCCGTCTGTAATGTTCCCGCGACTGAATGAATCTTTGTCGTTTCCAAAGCTTCATCAAGGGTCATCCTGGGGAGTATTGTAACAAGCCGCCTTGCGAGCATTGTTTTGCCAGTGCCGGGAGGCCCGATCATAAGGATATTGTGACCGCCGGCCGCGGCGATCTCCAGCGCCCGCTTGGCGTGGTAC carries:
- a CDS encoding YifB family Mg chelatase-like AAA ATPase, whose translation is MLSKILSCATYGIEGYLVDVEVDLSGGLPAFTTVGLPDNAVKESKDRVFAAIKNAGFRFPTKKITVNLAPADIKKEGSSFDLPIAIGILAASATIRETSMKKYAILGELSLDGSLRPIKGAISIALAAKQNKLSGVIVPKQNGKEAAIVEGIDVFAFENLIEVVAFLNGEIAVNPTQVDRNEIFNAASQYSIDFAEVKGQYHAKRALEIAAAGGHNILMIGPPGTGKTMLARRLVTILPRMTLDEALETTKIHSVAGTLQTGDPLVGTRPFRSPHHTISDAGIIGGGHVPKPGEVSLAHNGVLFLDELPEFHKNVLEVLRQPLEDGSVTIGRAKITLTYPARFMLAAAMNPCPCGYFTDPYHECRCTPYQIQHYRARISGPLLDRIDIHIEVPGLKYDELKTATPGEPSETIRARVNKARETQLERFSEKEKGRKIYCNAHMEAKAIRKYCPIDDESQNLLKTAIEKFGLSARAYDKILKVGRTIADLESSSSIKIQHIAEAIQYRSLDKDVWNKL